The Pirellulaceae bacterium genome segment AACTTTGAAATCACCACGATCGAATCTGCTCACTCCAGTCGTGTTTTTTGTTTTTAATCGACCGGAGGAAACCGCACAAGTTTGGCAGGCCATTCGCGCAGCACGTCCGGCGAGGCTTTATGTTGTATCGGACGCAGCGCGCCCCGAGGTGGCTGGTGAAGCGGCTCTTGTTCACGCGTGTCGAAAGATTGCTGAATCGATCGATTGGCAATGTGAGGTTGAGTTTGACTATGCTAAACAGAATCTTGGCTGCGGCGCCAGGATTTCTTCAGGACTCAATGATGTGTTTGATCGAGAAGAACGTGCCATTATCTTGGAAGACGATACGGTTCCTGTGCCAACTTTCTTTCGCTTTTGCGAAGCGTTGTTAGATCGGTACGAAAACGAACAAAAGGTTTGTCACATCAATGGACGAAACAATCTCGTACGTTGGGATACGGGGCACAGTTATTTTTTCTCGAGGCGATCGAATCCCTGGGGATGGGCTACGTGGCGGCGGGCTTGGATGTCTTGTGATTCGCCAATGAAGTCGCTATCAAGCACGGAGGTTGAATCAGTAACTCACGTTCTCAACGATCGAAAGCATGCTGAGTTCATTGAACATACGGTAAATAAATTTGTTGGGAAATCGATCGACACCTGGGACATACAGTGGTCATTGTCGATTCTTCGTCGAGGTGGATTCTGTATCGTGCCAAAATCGAATCTCGTCAAGAATATTGGTTTTGGTCCTAATGCGACCCATACGAATAATACAGAAAACGATATGCGGGCTGCGATTCCGGTTTTTCCTGAACTCGAAGATTTAAGCCATCCAAAGTTAGTCAGCTATGTCCCTCTGGCGCAGAAGTTCGATCGGTTGTTTTTCTTGTTTGAGCAGCTCAATGCCTATCAAAAGCCCGGTGTCATGATTTCATTGAGCCGCCTGTTAGAGCGTCAACGGGCCGCTGGTAAAAAAACTGCAAATGACCATCTCAGCTCGCTTTTGCCCTTTTTGAATCCCGCTCAAAATCCAGCTGAAACACGTGAGCTCCTGCTGCATCTGAAGCCGTTTATTGAGGGGAATCCGATGATGGAAAACCTTTTGGAGTATTTCTGATGTGCTCCTGTATGATCTCTGTGATCGTCTGTGTCGGTCGGGATATCCGATTTCTTGGGAAAGCCTTGGAATCCATCCGACAGCAGACACGGATGGTTGACGAGCTGGTGATCGTTGCTGCCGAGACAACGCCGAACGCGGTTGCGAATGTCATCGATGGCTTCGCTCCAAATATTTTCGAGACCCAGTCTGAGCCTGGGTTAGCGGCAGCGCGAAATTTGGGAGTTTCGTTGGCTTCTGGAGAAGTGATCACGTTTCTGGACGCCGATGATCTCTGGACGCCGCAGAAAACAGAGATTCAGGCTGAATGTCTTAATCGGCAACGTCCGATTGTTCTGGGGAACCTACGCCGATTTCCGGATGATGTGTCTTCAGAAAGAGATTTTCCATCCGGTTTTTTTACTCAGGACCAAGCGGCAATGACGCCGGGCGGAATCATGATCTCACGGGCAGAGTTAGAGCGACTTGGACCTTTTAGTACGCATTACACTGTGGCCAGCGATCATGAATGGTTTGTACGCTTACGTCGTTCAGACGCTGTCGTGCATCGGCTGAACGAGGTGGTTCTTGAAAAAAGAATTCATACTGAGAACTTATCCCACAAGGTAGCCCTGTACCGAAAAGAGATAATGGACATGTTGCGGTCTGGGAGACAGAACTAAATCATGACACCGAGCAAAGAAAGATCAGAGAATTCAGAGTCATTCGGCTTGCCCTCTCCAAGAGAAGAGGAATTGTTGAAGGCTGCCTTGCTGCAATCGACGGACGCAATCGAATACTGGGATGATTGGATTGGCAAGGTTGATCTGGAGCATGATCTGACGTCCGGCGAGCGGCGTCTGTTACCCCTGGCTTATGCGAACCTGACCACCTGTGCTGGTGTCGATACGGTCAGCTTTCATCCGAAGATTATTGGGCTTAGTAAGAGGACGCTTTATTACAACACCATACTGTTCAATCGTTTGCTCGCCGTCATTAACGTGCTCGAAACCATAGGAGTGGAACCGATCGTGATTAAGGGGGCAGCGCTTGTTCTGTCCGGTGTCTATCCTAAGGCTGCAACACGAGTGATGGCTGACTACGATTTATTGGTGCCGTTTGATCGGAAACGTGATGTAGTTCGCCTGCTTGTTGATGCAGGGTTTCAGTTTCTTCCTCGTTGGAATTGGTATCTCGAACCCTTTTCCCAAGTCCATAGCATTTCGTTAACCAGCGAAAACTATGGAGAGCTTGACCTGCATTGGTTTCCTCTTGCTGTTTGTAAGGCCGAACAAGCCAACTCTCTCTACTTCGCTCATCGACAGCCGACAGCCATTGCTGATCGCGAAATAACTATCCCCGTGCCGGAGTTGCAGTGGGTGCACGCGGTCGTCCACGGATTGCAACATGACAGCGCTGATCGTACGCAATGGGTGTGTGATGCGGTCAAGCTCATTGAGCGATATCCATCGATCAATTGGGAGCAAGTAACCCATTTCGCACAGACGTTGCATGTGGGAGCTTTCTTGCAGCACGCTACCGATTATCTTGCGAGGTTATTTCCGGAAACGATCGAGGGAAACTGCCTGGCATCGATTCGCCGGCTAAAGATTACGGAAACAGAAAAACGGGTTTTTACCGCGTCAGTTCGACCTCGAGAACGAATGCGCGAGCAATTCTTCCTCAGAAAGTACGATCTTCAGCAGCAGCAGCCTGAACTTTCCACGCTTAAATGTTGGTTCAAGATTTATCGCTATTGGCTGCACGCAGCATCGGCTGCCTCAAACGGTTCCGTACTGCGGGAAGGTTTCATCGCAGTTGGTCATTTGCTTTCTAATAAGAGTTATCAGATGGGAGAGTATCGAAAAAAATAGCTAACTTCGCATCGTCTTTAAGAGCCAGGAGACATCGAGACCGGCGACTTCCGCAGCCTCGAGTTCGCGGATGGAGGACTCGCGATTCGAATTCCACAAAGCTAACGCTGTCCACAATCTGAATTGCGGGACTTCGGGGTGACAGTTCCGGTAGTGATTGATCCCACCTTCGCCATGAGTCATCAGGAAGTAAAAGACCTGCTCGCGGCGCGACTCATCCAGAGCAGCTTCATTGCTCGGAATCGTTACCGCTTGCAAAAAAGATGAAGTCGATTCATCGAGGCTTGCAAGAAACCTTTCCGCTGGTCCAAGACCTGTCGGTTGCTTCGCCGTTGCTGGCATGTCAACGAGATTCTGGTAAATCTGTAGAAGCTGCTCTGCGTGTTTTGTGATACGGAAACGTGTTTGAGCGAATGAGCGAGCGTTTTCCGCGAGTCGAGAACGCTGCGAGGGGTTACGGAAAAGGTATTCGATCGCGTCGACGTATTGCTGTTCGGAATGAACCACAAGCCCTGTTTTCTCGTGCTCGACTAATGAAGAGAGTCCACCGTGAGGAAAGACGACGGGAGGGATGCCTGCCCACATCGCCTCCTGCACTGATTGCTCACTGGTTGCATAGGTCTCTGAGCAGAGTGGATAGCCGAATACGTCCGAAATTTCGAGCACTTCGCGAATGTTTTCAACAAATCCTCGATTGTCGAATCGGGGGGCCTGGTTGACCCGGTCTAAGAATTCAGCCCCTCCACCCGCTCCACAAATCAAGATGCGAAGATTCGGAATCTCGATTTGCTGGCTCATCTCAAAGAAATGGGGATGCATCTTTGCTGGATTCACGGTGCCCACATAGGTCACGTTGAAATCGTCGTGGGATTGAGGCGAAAAATTCTCCAGCCGAGAGAAATCGGCGATTCCGGGAGCAAAGCCGGAGGGTCTTGTGAATTGATCAAGGAGTGGAAGCTTAAGAGAGCCCTCTGAGGTTGCGAGGACGGCGTCGGCTCGCCGTAAATGAAAGTCGGTGATGCAATGAGGAGCAAACTCACCAAAAACTCGATACCAAATCACTAGCCTGCAAGGGGGTAGCGACTGATGTAGGAATTCGTTAACAGCAGGAGAGTTCCAATAGTGCAGATGGACAATGTCCGCTTCTTCGATTGTTGTTTCCAATGTTTTTTGATCTGGCTTCACGAGTAATGTGAATCCGAGTCGTTTAGCCGCCAGCAGCATCGCGGGATGTAGTGATGGCGATAGCACTACCAGGGTGTTGGTGTGCCGGGTGTTCATTTCCTGAAATGCTCGGGCGTATTCCATGATGGAACGTCCTGGTCCCGCATGATTCAAGTTCGCTATGATATGTAAAAGTTTCACAAGGCGATTTCAGTTGATTGAAGAAGTGGGTTGATCTTTCCGTTGTAACGATGGAATTGTAACGTGATTCACTGGGGAAAATGTAACCAATGAAAGACTGGGATGTTATCGCCGCAAGTGTGTGGCGGTCCTATCGGTATCATACAACACGCGGTCTGAGAGAAGCGGGCCTCCGGGTGCTTGTGTTAGAAGCCAGTCCACGTCGGATTGTCGGTGAGAAGCACCGCATCAGTATCCCGGCTTTTGGGTTGACACAGGCTCGTCGTCTTGTGCCGTCAAACATGCGGGACGCAGTTCTGTTTTCGGCCTATCGACGGCTCGACGCATTCGCGGCACGACAATGCCATTTGGGGAAATGTTTCTGGGGCTGGTCAGGGCAAAGTCTTGCAGCTCTCAAAGCTGCCCGCCGGCAGGGCCTGCCTGGCATCCTCGATAGCGGATCAACGCACATCGGATGGTTTAGTGAACGGGTCGAGCGGGAGTTTAAACTGCATGGTACCAATTTTAGTTTTCCCCCATCAAGGCATCGATTGAACAAAATCATCGCGGCTGAATATGATGCAGCCGAGTTTGTTTGTATCCCTAGCAAATTTGTCGCTTCGACTTTTCTGGATGCCGGTTTTCCCGAGGAAAAGATCTGCTTGAATCCTTACGGGGTGGATGTCCAGTTCTGGAAGCGCACTTCGGAAGAAGAACGCACGGCAGATCGACCGTTTCACGCCATATTCACCGGTACCATGTTGTTGCGCAAAGGGCTGTGGTATCTCTTAGAAGCATGGAAGAAGTTGGCCCCGAACGACGCTAAGTTAACACTTGTTGGTAGCATCTATCCTGATTGCCAACAATTAATGAAGAACTTGCCTCCCGGTGTGGATTGGGTTGGAAGGCTCGATCAAGCGGCATTGAGAGAACTGTATCGACAAGCCGACTTGTTCGTTCTGCCTTCACTCGAGGAAGGAATGGCGCGTGCCGTGCTTGAGGCGATGGCGGCAGGGCTGCCTGCTCTGGTGACTTACGAAACAGGTACGACAGACATTGTGCTGGAGGGAGAATCCGGTTGGGTTATCCCATCGGCCGATGTGGATGCGCTGGCGTCACGATTGCAACATGCGATTGAGAGTCGAGACAAGCTGAGAGGGATGGGGGCTTCGGCTCTTGAACGGGTGGCCCCATTCACTTGGAAAGCTTACGGGGAACGGGCGGCCGCCTTCTTGAGGAATGTCAACAGTTGACCGTTCACACTCATGACTGGGAGGAACGCATTGTTCGCCAATGGGAATCGTTGCGGATAATCTCCGCCCGATAATCTCCGCCCGATGAGTTAGAGAGGGAGCATGAGTGAGAGAGCTCCTCCGCTGGGGAGGGTATTGGGATGAGTCGAGATCAGCAGTCGTTTCCTATCAGCTTTCGGAATACCCGATGTGGTGATTACCAGTAGTCGGCGATCTTAAGATCGAGTTGCTAGGGGGCTGTTTTTTCAAGGATGGGAAGCTGCGTCTGAACTTTGAATGGAGGAGCCCGATTCAGAAGATTTTTCGAACATCTCGGGAATCAGGAGGTAGCTTGCGGCAAGAAAACACAGGGCGCCGAGAAAGGTCCCCCAGTTTGAGACCGCAGCATCAAGGAGTTGTCCGTTGAGATCGACGTAACTTGCGAAGGCGGAAATCTGAAACGCCACGGACCCCAGGCCATTGATGACCGCGATCCAGAAGGTGAGATCGTTCAGAGCGAAGTAACGGACTCGGTGTGCGATTTCAAGGTAAGCGC includes the following:
- a CDS encoding glycosyltransferase family 2 protein: MKSPRSNLLTPVVFFVFNRPEETAQVWQAIRAARPARLYVVSDAARPEVAGEAALVHACRKIAESIDWQCEVEFDYAKQNLGCGARISSGLNDVFDREERAIILEDDTVPVPTFFRFCEALLDRYENEQKVCHINGRNNLVRWDTGHSYFFSRRSNPWGWATWRRAWMSCDSPMKSLSSTEVESVTHVLNDRKHAEFIEHTVNKFVGKSIDTWDIQWSLSILRRGGFCIVPKSNLVKNIGFGPNATHTNNTENDMRAAIPVFPELEDLSHPKLVSYVPLAQKFDRLFFLFEQLNAYQKPGVMISLSRLLERQRAAGKKTANDHLSSLLPFLNPAQNPAETRELLLHLKPFIEGNPMMENLLEYF
- a CDS encoding glycosyltransferase family A protein; translated protein: MCSCMISVIVCVGRDIRFLGKALESIRQQTRMVDELVIVAAETTPNAVANVIDGFAPNIFETQSEPGLAAARNLGVSLASGEVITFLDADDLWTPQKTEIQAECLNRQRPIVLGNLRRFPDDVSSERDFPSGFFTQDQAAMTPGGIMISRAELERLGPFSTHYTVASDHEWFVRLRRSDAVVHRLNEVVLEKRIHTENLSHKVALYRKEIMDMLRSGRQN
- a CDS encoding nucleotidyltransferase family protein; its protein translation is MTPSKERSENSESFGLPSPREEELLKAALLQSTDAIEYWDDWIGKVDLEHDLTSGERRLLPLAYANLTTCAGVDTVSFHPKIIGLSKRTLYYNTILFNRLLAVINVLETIGVEPIVIKGAALVLSGVYPKAATRVMADYDLLVPFDRKRDVVRLLVDAGFQFLPRWNWYLEPFSQVHSISLTSENYGELDLHWFPLAVCKAEQANSLYFAHRQPTAIADREITIPVPELQWVHAVVHGLQHDSADRTQWVCDAVKLIERYPSINWEQVTHFAQTLHVGAFLQHATDYLARLFPETIEGNCLASIRRLKITETEKRVFTASVRPRERMREQFFLRKYDLQQQQPELSTLKCWFKIYRYWLHAASAASNGSVLREGFIAVGHLLSNKSYQMGEYRKK
- a CDS encoding glycosyltransferase family 4 protein; protein product: MEYARAFQEMNTRHTNTLVVLSPSLHPAMLLAAKRLGFTLLVKPDQKTLETTIEEADIVHLHYWNSPAVNEFLHQSLPPCRLVIWYRVFGEFAPHCITDFHLRRADAVLATSEGSLKLPLLDQFTRPSGFAPGIADFSRLENFSPQSHDDFNVTYVGTVNPAKMHPHFFEMSQQIEIPNLRILICGAGGGAEFLDRVNQAPRFDNRGFVENIREVLEISDVFGYPLCSETYATSEQSVQEAMWAGIPPVVFPHGGLSSLVEHEKTGLVVHSEQQYVDAIEYLFRNPSQRSRLAENARSFAQTRFRITKHAEQLLQIYQNLVDMPATAKQPTGLGPAERFLASLDESTSSFLQAVTIPSNEAALDESRREQVFYFLMTHGEGGINHYRNCHPEVPQFRLWTALALWNSNRESSIRELEAAEVAGLDVSWLLKTMRS
- a CDS encoding glycosyltransferase, with translation MKDWDVIAASVWRSYRYHTTRGLREAGLRVLVLEASPRRIVGEKHRISIPAFGLTQARRLVPSNMRDAVLFSAYRRLDAFAARQCHLGKCFWGWSGQSLAALKAARRQGLPGILDSGSTHIGWFSERVEREFKLHGTNFSFPPSRHRLNKIIAAEYDAAEFVCIPSKFVASTFLDAGFPEEKICLNPYGVDVQFWKRTSEEERTADRPFHAIFTGTMLLRKGLWYLLEAWKKLAPNDAKLTLVGSIYPDCQQLMKNLPPGVDWVGRLDQAALRELYRQADLFVLPSLEEGMARAVLEAMAAGLPALVTYETGTTDIVLEGESGWVIPSADVDALASRLQHAIESRDKLRGMGASALERVAPFTWKAYGERAAAFLRNVNS